A region from the Benincasa hispida cultivar B227 chromosome 12, ASM972705v1, whole genome shotgun sequence genome encodes:
- the LOC120067234 gene encoding acetyl-CoA carboxylase 1-like isoform X1, whose product MSEALRKSNVINFGRGNGYLNGAIPIRNATAVPEVDEFCQSLGGKKPIHSILIANNGMAAVKFIRSIRTWAYETFGTEKAILLVAMATPEDMRINAEHIRIADQFVEVPGGTNNNNYANVQLIVEMAEITHVDAVWPGWGHASENPELPDALSAKGIIFLGPPSISMAALGDKIGSSLIAQAAEVPTLPWSGSHVKIPPDSCLVTIPDDVYREACVYTTEEAIASCQVVGYPAMIKASWGGGGKGIRKVHNDDEVRALFKQVQGEVPGSPIFIMKVAAQSRHLEVQLLCDQYGNVAALHSRDCSVQRRHQKIIEEGPITVAPLETVKKLEQAARRLAKCVNYVGAATVEYLYSMETGEYYFLELNPRLQVEHPVTEWIAEINLPAAQVSVGMGIPLWQIPEIRRFYGVEHGGGYDAWRKTSVAATPFDFDQAESTRPKGHCVAVRVTSEDPDDGFKPTSGKVQELNFKSKPNVWAYFSVKSGGGIHEFSDSQFGHVFAFGESRALAIANMVLGLKEIQIRGEIRTNVDYTVDLLNALDYRENKIHTGWLDSRIAMRVRAERPPWYISVVGGALFKASASSAAMVSDYIGYLEKGQIPPKHISLVHSQVSLNIEGSKYTIDMVRGGPGSYRLRMNGSEIEAEIHTLRDGGLLMQLDGNSHVIYAEEEAAGTRLLIDGRTCLLQNDHDPSKLVAETPCKLLRYLVSDDSHIDADAPYAEVEVMKMCMPLLSPASGVIHFEMSEGQAMQAGELIAKLDLDDPSAVRKAEPFHGSFPILGPPTAVSGKVHQRCAANLNAARMILAGYEHNIEEVVQNLLNCLDSPELPFLQWQECMSVLATRLPKELKFELELKYREFEGISSSQNIDFPAKLLRSILEAHLSSCPEKEKGAQERLLEPLVSLVKSYDGGRESHARVIVQSLFEEYLSVEELFSDNIQADVIERLRLQYKKDLLKVVDIVLSHQGIRSKNKLILQLMEQLVYPNPAAYRDKLIRFSALNHTNYSELALKASQLLEQTKLSELRSNIARSLSELEMFTEDGENMDTPKRKSAIDERMEALVSVPLAVEDALVGLFDHSDHTLQRRVVETYVRRLYQPYLVKGSVRMQWHRSGLIGSWEFLEEHIERKNGIEDKEYSQSVEKHSERKWGAMIILKSLQLLPTTLSAALKETTHNVNEATRDKFLEPTNFGNMIHIALVGINNQMSLLQDSGDEDQAQERINKLAKILKEQEIGSSLHSAGVAVISCIIQRDEGRAPMRHSFHWSAEKQHYEEEPLLRHLEPPLSIYLELDKLKGYGNIRYTPSRDRQWHLYTVQDKPGVIQRMFLRTLVRQPVSNEGLVAYPALDVETRKPLSFTSRSILRSLMTAMEELELNSHNSAIKPDHAHMYLYILREQQIGDLVPYHKRAIFDTEEKEAAVETILAELAREIQSFVGVRMHKLGVCEWEVKLWLDSSGQANGAWRVVVTNVTGHTCTVHIYREIEDTNQHRVLYHSVTKQAPLHGVPVSAQHQPLGVLDLKRLSARRSNTTYCYDFPLAFETALEKSWESQCPNIGKPKEKVLLKVTELGFSDQKGSWGTPLVPVQRQPGKNDIGMIAWLMEMSTPEFPSGRKILVVANDVTFRAGSFGPREDAFFLAVTDLACARKLPLIYLAANSGARIGVADEVKSCFRVGWSEESSPERGFQYVYLTPEDYARIKSSVIAHEVHMPNGEARWVIDTIVGKEDGLGVENLTGSGAIAGAYSRAYNETFTLTYVTGRTVGIGAYLARLGMRCIQRLDQPIILTGFSTLNKLLGREVYSSHMQLGGPKIMATNGVVHLTVSDDLEGISSILKWLGYVPSHMGGELPISRPLDPPDREVEYSPENSCDPRAAICGALDNSGKWMGGIFDKDSFIETLEGWARTVVTGRAKLGGIPVGIIAVETQTVMQVIPADPGQLDSHERVVPQAGQVWFPDSASKTAQALLDFNREELPLFILANWRGFSGGQRDLFEGILQAGSTIVENLRTYKQPVFVYIPMMGELRGGAWVVVDSRINSQHIEMYAETTARGNVLEPEGMIEIKFRTKELLECMGRLDQQLISLKAKLQEAKGNGIHNLTESLQQQIKAREKELLPVYVQIATRFAELHDTSLRMAAKGVIKKVINWSDSRSFFYKRLRRRISEESLIKTVREAAGEQLSHGAALDLIKDWFSNFAIGIDGEDAWMDDATFFSWKEDPMNYEDKLKELRVQKVLLQLTNLGSSHSDLQALPQGLAALLSKVDQSSRVQLIDKLRNVLE is encoded by the exons ATGTCAGAAGCCCTGAGGAAATCAAATGTGATCAATTTTGGGCGTGGGAATGGATACTTGAATGGGGCAATACCCATCAGAAATGCAACTGCAGTACCTGAAGTTGATGAGTTCTGTCAATCTCTTGGTGGGAAGAAGCCAATCCATAGTATTTTAATTGCGAACAATGGAATGGCTGCTGTTAAATTCATACGTAGTATTAGAACATGGGCTTATGAAACATTTGGCACTGAAAAGGCAATCTTGCTGGTGGCCATGGCTACACCAGAGGATATGCGAATCAATGCAGAGCATATCAGAATTGCAGATCAGTTTGTGGAGGTTCCTGGTGGAACCAACAACAATAACTATGCTAACGTGCAGCTTATTGTTGAG ATGGCAGAGATAACTCATGTTGATGCAGTTTGGCCTGGATGGGGCCATGCATCTGAGAATCCAGAGCTACCAGATGCACTGAGTGCAAAAGGAATCATATTTCTTGGGCCTCCATCAATATCTATGGCGGCATTGGGTGATAAAATTGGTTCATCATTAATTGCACAGGCAGCAGAAGTACCCACCCTTCCATGGAGTGGTTCTCAC GTGAAAATTCCACCTGATAGCTGCTTAGTTACCATCCCAGATGATGTGTACAGGGAAGCTTGTGTTTACACAACAGAAGAGGCTATTGCCAGTTGTCAAGTTGTAGGTTACCCTGCCATGATTAAGGCATCATGGGGTGGAGGCGGTAAAGGCATAAGAAAG GTTCATAATGATGATGAAGTGAGAGCATTGTTCAAACAAGTGCAAGGTGAGGTTCCAGGATCACCCATATTTATAATGAAGGTTGCAGCACAG AGCCGGCACCTTGAAGTACAGTTGTTATGTGATCAATATGGAAATGTTGCTGCGTTGCACAGTCGTGATTGCAGTGTTCAGAGACGCCACCAAAAG ATTATTGAGGAGGGTCCAATTACGGTTGCACCATTGGAGACAGTTAAAAAGCTAGAACAGGCAGCTAGAAGACTGGCTAAATGTGTAAACTACGTTGGAGCAGCAACTGTTGAGTATCTATACAGTATGGAAACTGGAGAGTACTATTTCTTAGAGCTCAATCCTCGGTTACAG GTCGAGCACCCAGTGACTGAGTGGATAGCTGAAATAAACCTTCCAGCTGCCCAAGTTTCTGTGGGGATGGGAATTCCTCTGTGGCAAATTCCTG AAATCAGACGCTTTTATGGAGTAGAGCATGGTGGCGGATATGATGCTTGGCGGAAAACTTCTGTTGCTGCAACTCCATTTGATTTTGATCAGGCCGAATCCACTAGACCAAAAGGACATTGTGTAGCTGTCCGAGTTACAAGTGAGGACCCTGATGATGGGTTTAAACCTACAAGTGGAAAAGTACAG GagttaaatttcaaaagcaaGCCAAATGTGTGGGCATACTTCTCCGTCAAG TCTGGAGGAGGGATTCATGAATTTTCAGATTCTCAGTTTG GTCATGTTTTTGCATTTGGAGAATCCCGAGCTTTAGCAATTGCGAATATGGTTCTTGGGCTGAAGGAAATACAAATTCGTGGAGAAATTCGAACGAATGTTGATTACACAGTAGATCTTTTAAAT GCTCTCGATTACAGAGAAAACAAAATTCATACAGGCTGGTTGGACAGTAGAATTGCTATGCGAGTTAGAGCAGAGAGGCCACCTTGGTACATTTCTGTTGTCGGAGGGGCTCTATTT AAAGCATCTGCCAGCAGTGCAGCCATGGTTTCTGACTATATTGGCTATCTTGAGAAAGGGCAAATCCCTCCCAAG CACATATCTCTTGTCCACTCTCAAGTATCACTAAATATTGAAGGAAGCAAATACACG ATTGACATGGTAAGGGGAGGACCTGGAAGTTATCGGCTGAGAATGAATGGGTCGGAGATTGAAGCAGAAATTCATACCTTACGTGATGGAGGCTTATTGATGCAG tTAGACGGAAATAGTCATGTTATATATGCTGAAGAAGAAGCGGCTGGGACTCGTCTTCTTATTGATGGGAGAACATGCTTGCTTCAG AATGACCATGATCCATCTAAATTAGTTGCAGAGACACCATGCAAACTGCTGAGGTATCTGGTTTCAGATGACAGTCATATTGATGCTGATGCACCATATGCTGAAGTTGAGGTCATGAAGATGTGCATGCCTCTTCTTTCACCTGCTTCTGGAGTTATCCATTTTGAGATGTCTGAAGGTCAAGCAATGCAG GCTGGTGAACTCATAGCAAAGCTAGATCTAGATGATCCATCAGCTGTAAGGAAAGCAGAGCCGTTCCATGGGAGTTTCCCCATCTTGGGTCCCCCAACTGCAGTTTCTGGTAAAGTTCATCAAAGGTGTGCTGCAAACTTAAATGCAGCTCGGATGATTTTGGCAGGATATGAGCATAACATTGAGGAG GTGGTGCAAAACTTGCTCAATTGTCTCGATAGTCCTGAATTACCATTCCTACAATGGCAAGAATGTATGTCAGTTCTTGCAACACGTCTTCCCAAAGAACTCAAATTTGAG CTGGAGTTGAAGTACAGGGAGTTTGAAGGGATTTCGAGTTCCCAGAATATCGATTTCCCTGCCAAATTATTACGTTCTATTCTTGAA GCTCATTTATCCTCCTGTCCAGAGAAAGAAAAGGGAGCTCAAGAAAGGCTTCTTGAACCGCTGGTGAGTCTTGTGAAGTCTTATGATGGAGGAAGAGAGAGTCATGCTCGTGTTATTGTTCAGTCCCTTTTTGAAGAGTATTTGTCAGTTGAAGAACTGTTCAGCGACAACATTCAG GCAGATGTGATCGAAAGACTTCGACTTCAATATAAGAAAGATTTGCTGAAGGTCGTTGACATTGTCCTTTCTCATCAG GGCATCAGGAGCAAAAATAAGCTTATATTGCAGCTCATGGAACAACTTGTCTATCCTAACCCTGCAGCTTACCGTGATAAATTAATACGATTCTCTGCACTTAACCATACCAATTATTCTGAG CTGGCGCTGAAGGCAAGTCAGCTATTGGAACAAACTAAGCTGAGTGAACTCCGTTCTAATATTGCTAGAAGCCTTTCTGAATTAGAGATGTTTACTGAGGATGGAGAAAATATGGACACCCCAAAGAGGAAAAGTGCCATTGATGAACGAATGGAGGCTCTTGTAAGTGTTCCTTTGGCCGTTGAGGATGCTCTTGTAGGTCTCTTTGATCACAGTGATCATACCCTTCAAAGGCGAGTGGTGGAGACTTATGTTCGCAGGCTATACCAG CCCTATCTTGTTAAGGGGAGTGTGCGGATGCAGTGGCATAGATCTGGTCTTATAGGGTCGTGGGAGTTTCTAGAAGAGCATATTGAGAGGAAAAATGGTATTGAAGATAAGGAGTACTCCCAGTCAGTTGAGAAACACAGTGAGAGGAAATGGGGAGCCATGATCATTCTAAAGTCTCTACAGTTATTACCCACGACTCTTAGTGCTGCACTGAAGGAAACGACTCACAACGTTAATGAGGCAACCAGAGACAAGTTTCTTGAGCCAACAAACTTTGGTAATATGATACACATTGCATTAGTGGGCATCAATAACCAGATGAGCTTACTTCAGGATAG TGGTGATGAAGATCAAGCTCAAGAAAGAATAAACAAACTGGCTAAAATACTTAAGGAGCAAGAAATTGGATCTAGTCTACACTCTGCAGGTGTAGCTGTAATTAGCTGCATCATTCAGAGAGATGAAGGACGAGCCCCTATGAGGCACTCATTCCACTGGTCAGCGGAAAAGCAGCATTACGAAGAAGAGCCTTTATTGCGTCATCTGGaacctcctttatccatttacctTGAATTG GATAAACTCAAAGGGTATGGAAATATCCGGTATACCCCTTCTCGGGATCGTCAATGGCACCTGTACACTGTTCAAGACAAGCCAGGAGTGATTCAGAGGATGTTTCTGAGAACACTTGTTAGGCAGCCAGTCTCTAATGAAGGCTTAGTAGCATATCCTGCCTTGGATGTAGAAACCCGCAAGCCTCTCTCTTTTACTTCAAGGAGCATCTTGAGGTCCTTGATGACTGCAATGGAAGAGCTGGAACTCAATTCACACAATAGTGCTATCAAACCGGATCATGCTCATATGTATCTCTACATCTTAAGAGAACAACAAATAGGTGATCTTGTTCCCTATCACAA AAGAGCTATCTTCGATACTGAAGAAAAAGAGGCTGCAGTGGAGACCATATTGGCAGAACTTGCTCGTGAAATCCAGTCATTTGTTGGTGTAAGAATGCATAAATTAGGCGTTTGTGAATGGGAAGTAAAACTTTGGCTAGATTCTTCTGGACAGGCAAATGGTGCTTGGAGGGTAGTGGTAACAAATGTGACGGGTCATACCTGCACTGTACAT ATATATCGTGAAATTGAGGATACAAATCAACACAGAGTACTCTATCATTCAGTCACAAAGCAGGCCCCTCTTCATGGCGTGCCTGTGAGTGCACAACACCAGCCACTGGGAGTTCTTGATTTGAAGCGTCTTTCTGCCAGAAGGAGTAACACCACTTACTGTTATGACTTTCCGTTG GCATTTGAGACGGCCTTGGAAAAGTCATGGGAATCTCAGTGCCCCAATATTGGTAAACCCAAGGAAAAAGTTCTTCTCAAAGTTACCGAACTCGGTTTTTCTGACCAGAAAGGTTCCTGGGGCACTCCCCTTGTCCCTGTGCAGCGACAACCTGGGAAGAATGATATTGGTATGATAGCCTGGTTAATGGAAATGTCAACGCCAGAGTTTCCCTCTGGAAGAAAAATATTGGTTGTAGCGAATGATGTAACCTTCAGGGCTGGGTCTTTTGGCCCTCGAGAGGATGCATTCTTTCTCGCTGTCACTGATTTGGCTTGTGCTAGGAAACTGCCTTTAATTTATTTGGCAGCAAACTCTGGTGCCCGAATTGGGGTCGCTGATGAAGTCAAATCCTGCTTTAGAGTAGGTTGGTCTGAGGAATCTAGTCCTGAGCGTGGTTTCCAGTATGTTTACTTGACCCCTGAAGATTATGCTCGTATTAAATCCTCTGTCATTGCACATGAAGTACATATGCCTAATGGAGAAGCCAGATGGGTTATTGATACCATTGTTGGAAAGGAGGATGGCTTGGGTGTAGAAAACCTAACTGGCAGTGGAGCTATTGCTGGTGCATATTCAAGGGCGTATAATGAAACTTTTACTTTAACATATGTGACTGGAAGGACCGTTGGAATTGGTGCTTATCTTGCTCGCCTTGGCATGCGGTGCATACAAAGGCTTGATCAGCCTATAATTCTCACTGGTTTCTCTACACTAAACAAACTTCTTGGTCGTGAAGTTTATAGTTCTCACATGCAACTCGGTGGACCCAAAATCATGGCAACCAATGGGGTTGTTCATCTAACAGTTTCAGATGACCTTGAAGGGATATCTTCTATTCTAAAGTGGCTTGGTTATGTACCATCTCACATGGGCGGTGAACTTCCAATTTCGAGACCTTTGGATCCTCCAGATAGGGAAGTCGAGTACTCCCCTGAAAACTCGTGTGATCCTCGTGCAGCAATTTGTGGTGCTTTGGATAATAGTGGAAAGTGGATGGGCGGAATTTTTGACAAGGATAGCTTCATTGAAACACTGGAGGGCTGGGCAAGGACGGTTGTAACTGGAAGGGCAAAACTTGGAGGAATCCCTGTTGGAATTATTGCGGTAGAAACACAAACGGTGATGCAAGTCATCCCTGCTGATCCTGGCCAGCTGGATTCCCATGAGAGGGTTGTTCCTCAGGCTGGTCAAGTATGGTTTCCTGATTCTGCATCAAAGACGGCCCAGGCATTGTTGGATTTCAATAGGGAAGAGCTGCCACTTTTCATTCTTGCCAACTGGAGAGGCTTTTCTGGAGGCCAAAGAGATCTTTTTGAGGGAATTCTGCAGGCAGGCTCAACTATTGTGGAGAATCTGAGAACATATAAGCAACCTGTTTTTGTATACATTCCAATGATGGGTGAATTACGAGGTGGGGCATGGGTTGTTGTGGATAGTCGGATCAATTCACAACATATTGAGATGTATGCTGAAACAACAGCTAGAGGTAATGTACTTGAGCCTGAAGGAATGATTGAGATTAAATTTAGGACGAAGGAATTGCTTGAATGCATGGGTAGACTTGATCAACAGCTGATCAGCCTGAAGGCAAAACTTCAAGAAGCAAAAGGAAACGGAATCCACAATCTCACCGAATCTCTACAGCAGCAGATTAAAGCTCGTGAAAAAGAGCTTTTGCCTGTTTATGTTCAGATAGCCACCCGATTTGCAGAACTACATGATACCTCCTTGCGAATGGCTGCAAAAGGGGTCATCAAAAAAGTTATCAACTGGAGTGATTCTAGATCTTTCTTCTATAAGAGACTGCGACGTCGGATTTCAGAAGAATCATTGATCAAGACAGTAAGAGAAGCTGCTGGGGAGCAGCTTTCACATGGAGCTGCACTGGACTTGATTAAGGACtggttttcaaattttgccATTGGGATAGATGGAGAAGACGCATGGATGGATGATGCCACTTTCTTTAGCTGGAAAGAAGATCCCATGAATTATGAGGACAAACTCAAGGAATTGCGAGTCCAGAAAGTATTGCTTCAGTTAACCAATTTGGGTAGTTCACATTCGGATTTGCAAGCTTTACCTCAAGGTCTTGCTGCTCTTCTAAGCAAG GTGGATCAATCCAGCCGAGTACAATTGATTGATAAGCTTCGTAATGTGCTTGAATAA